TTGAAATGAGACAGGTAACTCAAGTGACCACTGCTGATGTTTGGATCAATATCATGAGGCCATGGGTAATCATACTGCTtcccctttttaattttcgcAGTAACACGAAACTTGTTCCTGTTTCTAATCCTATGTCCTTCCAAATCCTTGGACCAGATTCCATCTCCCTTTCTAAATGAAATTCTAAGTAAGTCACTAGCAAAAAGGTCCTTTCCTGAAAATCGATGGAGTAATTCTGATCCATGATCTTCGCCTCCGTTTCTTCTTCCACAATTTCCAGAAATTAATGATAAGGTGGTCATCTCAATAAACAAGTCACTATCAGTACATCACCAGCAAATTTTCACATGCTGCACTCTGCATTTAGAACCCCAATGAAACACTCAGAAAAGGCAAGTTTctgttgaaattaaaattgaacaaaCTAGCACAtcagaaaattttgatatCCATTCACCTCCTTCCGATTTATTACTACTAATGAGGGCAACCGGCTCTATCATTACAAGTTATTAGCTAAACAAAGGGGAACCACCGACAGTCACAAACTAAGCTCATAAAAGTTGAAGACAACTAAGAAATATTTTACAGCACTTTTAAAGTATTGCTCAGTTGTTTCATAATCAAGAATGCCCTTCAGAAATTTAAGTAAAAGGGGACCTTGAAACGTCACCAGAGCCAAATATTCCTTAATGAAAGAGCTACAACCAGATACAATTGGCAAAGCAGGTAGTCTTTAAAGTTTTAATACAGCAATCAGATACAGCCAAGTTTAAAAAGCAATAAACAATCACCGTTCATCACCCAGTTTTTCTAGATAAAGGGCTTTAAAAAGTTTCAAACTTTGGACATAAAAGTGATTAATTAAAACCTCATCACATcaccaataaaataaaaaaaccacatCTACATTAAAGAATTCAAGTTCATGATCTTACCTCAATATCCAATACTACTTAACTCCCAAGCATGATAAACTTCTGCTTCAAAAGCTTGAGCATTTTGACCTGAAACACAATTGCCAGACTCTCATAATCAGGATTCaaacaaagaaagcaaaatgATACAaccaaaaccatccaatttgctttctttttgtttttgctcaGTTTGCTCAGAGACCAAACAACAAATAAGCATATGGGTACCTCAGAAACAGAGCTTATGGCCCTCCAAAGTGGGCAACAAGAACTGAAATGGTCTTGAGGACCAACAGTTGAGATAAAGTTTGTAGCAAACAGTTTtcagaaaaccaaaaactagagaaaaaaattagcaaAATTACTATGTTACTGTGTTTTTCTGTTTCCAGTTTTTGGTTGGTTTGCAAATCCCAGTAAACTGGGAGAGTGGCATTAAAATGAACAGAGCGCAGGTCTGGAGGGAGGTGTAAGAAAGTAATTGGAAGGTGAAAAGCACGTGCTTTGAAGGTGGATTGGATAGGGTGTGTTGTGCTACGTGGAGAAGATAGACACATCGTCTCAGCTCAAATGAGGATAACACCCACCTATAGCAAGGACCCACCAAAGTCATACGTTCATTCCTTCTTTagtacttttttctttttcatttttaatcaataaagAGCAAAATCTATCTTGTAGtaacttcttgttttttgtctCACCCAAAACACGAGTTTTAAATTCAGattctaatttctaaaatGATGATTATGCACTTCAAATGCTTAAAGTCCATAAGGAAATTGGAAATGAGGCTTTGGAAAAGgccaaagaagagagaaatttttttaaagaagttaaaatggacaaaattgcccttatttatttttgaattttctaagaaatcctttacatttgcatgtctttgatttgaaaattaagaggtttttttgtcttttttgaaaaaactttggctttttccaaaactgaaagttttttttatggctaaaacctaaattaacttaaaaataaaaacagaaaaccctTGTCATTGGTCTAGCtctaatataatttcaaaattgtaCCATTGGTAAAGTGTTTAAGAAACTTAAGAGGATTAGTGCTTAAAACATCTTAGATCTCTTTACCCATCATTGATTGATTCTGTATAACATTCTACATAATTTGAACCTTACTACACATGCTCTTATGTTACTTGATATACGTTTATGGGCGTCCGAATTCGACCCTTTCCccacttcataaaaaaaaaaaaaaattatagaaactTAAAATTAGTACTTAAAAGATCTTGCGGATCACCATCAATAACCAATTGGTATTGAATTGATACCTgcattataatattttattcttatttatgataaaaaaaaatcacccaTGAATGTGTGGGCATGACAACATATAGAGAATAGCTCTACTTAATTAAGTCATGTTGTCAACTTTAACAGTGGGACAAAACATATTATcgttctataaaaataattaaacaaataattaaaacaaacagaaacacCAATTTCTAGCTATGCCAGCTCAAGAGTCGCCATTGACACATTGTATGAAGACATTACAGCTAATCCATAACCAAaactggaagaaaaaaaaagatttgggATTAGGCGTATCAATATAGACTTTTGTAATAGAAGCGGACAATGCACAAGCATAATGGAGTAGGACCCTTAGAATAAAAAACATGTGCTAAAACTACAGTGCAAGCAAAGCAAGCAAAAAGGCCAAAATAAATACTTCCCACTTACAACGTAGACCGAATCTTTGCCTAAGTTTGCTCTGCCTTCTACTCCGGGCCTTCCTGGTGAGACCATCTTTCTCTTTagcaagaacaaaattgatttcaTGTTTTATTCCATATGATCATTAACTGAATGGCTTAAATTCTGATTGTATGAGCTTTTACTTATCCGAATTTCCTGTTTTTGAATCACTTTCTTAAACACACAGAACCCAGTTCGTTTTTGAGTTGGAAGTACCCAGTTGAATAATTGctgacttgggttttgtttttatgtctCATATTCTTTTAGTTCTGATCATAATTGATAATTGATGCTGAGGTAGCATCTGGGCTTCATTTGTGGGGATTCTGGAAATGTTCTAGAAATGAATTTGGAGCATATACTGGCTTTGATGGTGTTTATCCTGGAAATGTTACTCAAAGACtattgttcttgttcttgtagGCTTATATGAATATAGATAATTTGCAGATTAGTGGGTTAACGGATcgtcctttctttttttatttgttatttgatTGTTGGGATGCATACTGGTATTAAATAGAAAGTCATAAGAAAATGCAACCTAACCCAATAGCATCAATAcatatttcattaatacaaaaCCATTTCATATTGTTAATGCCAGCACACTGCGGATGACAATGGAAATTCAGGAAGTAGATGGGATTCGTAATTGTGTGATCAAGCTGGTTAGTGTTATTATTCTTATTTCCTTTTGTCTGCCTTAAGTAATTTTAACTTCAAAGTTTCATCTGGTTTATCAAAGATTCAGAGAATTGATTATGTTGAGTTTGAACTGCAGAGGGAGAATTCTCAAAAAAGAAGGGACAAGGTTTACATTGGTTGTGGAGCTGGGTTTGGAGGTGACAGGCCCTTTGCAGCTCTTAAATTGCTACAGAGGGTCAAAGAACTGAACTATATTGTGCTTGAATGCCTAGCAGAGCGCACCCTTGCTGAACGGTATCAAGTTATGGTGTCAGGTGGCGATGGTTATGACTCTAGGAGTACGTGTCTATGATTCATGGATGGTTATGAAATTCTTCATTTATTCATTGGTTGCATGTTAAGTCTTTTTATACCTCTTTGATATTGTGCTAATCTTCTTGAATGAGAATTTGACATACAGTTCATAAGAAGTTTCCAAATAAATTCTCAATTTTGCTAACATTGGACACTTCAGTTGGTCATTCTCGTACCTTTCCATGAGTGCAGTTTCTGATTGGATGCGCTTGCTCCTACCTTTGGCTGTTGAGAGAGGAACTTGCATAATCACCAACATGGGTGCAAGTGAGAAACTAAACAAATGCAGTCTGCAAAGTTCTACATCTTTTATGATTGCAAAATTCTACTTTCTGaagctttttctttgtctaaatattatattttgtttgtcGGGCAAGTGGATCCGCATGGGGCACAGGAAAAGGTTATAGAAATAGCAAGCAGCTTGGGGCTTAGTGTTTCTGTTGCTGTGGCTCATGAGATTTCTGTTGCAAACACAGGTAATCGATAGTAAAAGGGACTAAGTAGACTATATATCTATAGGGATTTCCTGCAGACCAATATAACACAGTCCTTTCGACAGAGGCTTATTACAGGACTGTATTATGTACATATCTTTCCGTGTTATATAAACACAGGCTTCTATTTATTGTAACAAAAATGTTTCCATTGTCTGTGTAGGTTCAGGATCGTCTCATGAGAAGTCATATATCATGGAAGGAGTAAGAATCTGGTACTCttgcatttaatttttattggtAAATGATGATTGTATATACAATGTTTGTTTTTCGTTTCCTGTTGGCATCTCATGTTAGTCACACAATTTAGGGGCATCCTTCCTTTCCATGAATATTTTACTCCTGCAATCATGGGAGTATGCAAACTAGTGTCAGTATTCTATATTTCTTCCAAATCAGATGAAGAGTGAGTTTGATCCATAGAGATTgattcctcttctcttttcctttataTTGTACTTGTGAAAGGTGGATCTCATATTTTTGTTCTAATTTGTGAAGGGTATTAGCACGTATCTGGGAGCAGCTCCAATTGTTGAATGTCTGGAAAAGTATCAACCAAACGTAATAATTACTTCAAGGGTTGCAGATGCTGCCTTATTTTTAGCACCTATGGTATGAAATTTGATCATTTAGGAATGTTATTTTCCTAGGAAGACTCCCATAGCCTTGTTTGAGGATGTGGCGACTTGAACCCAAGCATTGAGCAAGGGAGAGACTCCCACTTACCACCACACGACACCAAGTGGTGTTGGTAACTCAAGCTTGTTTTGTTGTTAAGCAAATGTTTTactgttattttttttgtatatgttaAATCATCCATGCCATCAATTTTCTGTGAAGAAGTGTAATCTTGGTTTACAATTTGAATAAACTAGCTCAACCTTAAAACCTATGTAATCTTTTTTGGTCCAACCATAATGACCTATACAAGGCCATATTATctgttgattaaaaaaaaggtcataCTATCTATTGATCCTTTGTGACCATATGGATGAGTCGCTTCAATTTCCCAAGACTTTATTTCATGACAATTTCCACCCATGTTAGTTTTGCCCTTCCTCAGACTTTCATTCTCCTTGGTTTTAGTCATCAAGATTGAAATTCAGTTCGAAGATGaaattaagattttaaaatatGTACCACTTATTATAAACACTGAAATGTTGGTGAAGTTATTTAGGTAAAGAAGGGTATCTTACATCAAAGATGACTGCAGTGATTGAGCaacatcatatttttctttctggtaAAATCATGCAAGTTAACTATTTCAAACAAACATCGTTTAAGTGGATTTTGGACCTAATATCTTGGGGGTAATTATATCTTTATCTGAAAGTATATTTTAATACTATTGACACTATAAAACATTTAGTCCTCTTGCgttgttaactttttttatgtagttatttcctttgagaagGAATGCTGAATGGTTATAATGGGGTATGATTAGATCTACGAACTCGGTTGGAACTGGGATAGTTTGGAGCAGCTAGCACAAGGGTCTTTGGCTGGCCATCTTCTAGAGTGTGGTTGTCAACTAACAGGAGGCTACTTCATGCACCCAGGTGAGATTTTGTTTAAGTTAAACTTCATCCTAGCACAGTAAGGGGTTATTACGATAAAATTGCAATTTGTTTTCATGTTTATGTGACTGCTTGTGcatttcttttcattcttttagGAGACAAGTCTCGAAATATGTCTTTCTCTCAACTCCTGGATTTGTCACTCCCTTATGCTGAAATAAGCTCTGATGGAAAAGTATTTGTAGCAAAGGCAGAGGGTACTGGTGGGGTTTTAAATTTCAGTACTTGTGCTGAACAACTTCTTTATGAGGTTGGGGATCCCGGTGCTTATATCACTCCTGATGTGGTAAGTTATACGAGTGTATTCAAGCATTTATTATGGAACATAGGGCAgaattaagaagaaaacaaatatcatGTTCTCTACTGCAGATAATTGATATTCGGGATGTTTCATTCTACCCCATATCAAGTTGTAAGGTTCTCTGTGCTGGAGCAAAACCATCTGCAGTATCAGTGCCTGATAAACTTCTACGGTTGGTACCGAAGGTAACATTCTTATGGTTTATAGAAAAGTTTGAACTAATGGATAAGGATGAAGGAttcaattttaaaagtatcatggtttttctttctagttCAAGTTGGTAGATATGGTGCTTGTGTAAAGTCCTTTTTGAGCAACttaattttacaaaatataTCACTTTTATTAGGCTTTGTGATCTAGGCCCTGTAACCTCCTTTTATTGTCCTTAGCTGCACGCCTTAGGGAAAAGTACTTTGCTCTTCAGTAAGAAATCTTTTATGGGTTTGTGTTCCCTCATATAATGCTACAAGAGCCAACATTACACTTTTTATGACTCAGTGCTTATCCGCCACTAATTTAAGCAAGTCTTGCCATGTGTTATTGGTAGCTCTTCctgtattttgttttaatttcgaATATGCAGTTAATTTTTTCTATATGTAAGAACTTTAATACTGTGTTGGCTGGTTTCTTGTTTGGCTAACACTTCATTTTCCTAGTTTTCAGGACTATGGTTGGAAAGGATGGGGAGAAATATCCTATGGGGGATACGAATGTGTTAAACGTGCTAAAGCTGCTGAGTTTCTGGTAAATAAACTTAAAACATTTGTACTGTGTCACTGTTATTCCTTTTAATTGCATGTATCACTGTGTCTTGGTTTTGACTTTTTTGAATGACATCCTTTATATTGGTTGTGCTTTACTTGAAAAACTCCAATCAGTTTAGCTATTTCTTATTTCCATATTATATTAGGTTAGATCATGGATGGAAGAAGTAATTCCTGGAGTTAGCAGCCATGTAGTTTCTTATATAATTGGGCTTGATAGCCTGAAGGCAACCAGTCTTAGTGACAATGCTTCATCTCGGATGGTTAGCGATATTAGGCTACGCATGGATGGGTTATTCAAGCTGAAGGAACATGCAGTCCATTTTGTTAGAGAGTTTACTGCTTTATATACAAATGGACcagctggtggtggtggtatcAGGTAAATCTCCTATCAGCTTTTGCGTCATTTTTGCCTCCCAAATGAGCAGCTTGTGGCTTAAGAAATCCCACTGAGACCTTGTTTTCCTTTATATTGCTATGAGTGAGACCTTTGCTGAAAACTGAACTACTGTTCATTATTCCTTCGGTTAGCAGATGCTGCAGATCATAgaaagaaactaattaaaacCCTTGTAGATTTAGGACTAACTAATTGACAGCCTTTTACATTGTCTGTTTCTTGATTATACTGTGTTACTCAATGCAGCACCGGACACAAGAAAGAGATCATCCTTGAAAAATATCTGGTATTTACTTGCTCTCTCCTTCCCTCTTCAGTTATAAATCCTTTAGGTTTTTGGTCTAATCTGCTGAACTTGAAACTTTGACCATAATTAGCATATTCTCGTCATTAGTTTTTTACCTCACTCCCCTTTCTTCTTATTGCACCCCATGATGTTGACTTCCAAATCCAGTCCAACCAAACTTCTAGCAGTTTCGACTGATAAGATTAGGTTTTTGATCAAACTGGTGACAGATTTTTGTTACACATAACAATGTGCAGAAGTGGAGAAATTCTGAAGAAAAACTTATTTGTTTGGTCTTTCAGGTCAAGCGTGAACATGTACTCTGGCGGACAGCAGTAAAGCACACCACAGCATTAACATCAAATATCTGTCTTCCGCATGAGTCTGGATTGTCAATGACACAAGCGAATGAAGTTAAATCTTCTACCAATTCGGATAGTCCATTTATTGGAAGTGCATTCTCTCCTGCTCCATCTGGCCACAAGATTCCACTCTATGATGTAGCACATGTCCGAGCTGGAGACAAAGGAAATGACTTGAATTTTTCCATGATCCCACATTTTCCTCCAGATATAGTGAGGTTAAAGTCAATCATAACACCCCAGTGGGTAAAGAAAGTAGTCTCAGCTCTTCTGAATTCCTCTCCATTCCCGGACATGGATGCTATCAATGAAAGAGACAAATGGGTCAATGAAAATGTAAAGGTGGAAATTTATGAAGTTAAGGGAATCCGATCTTTAAACGTTGTGGTTCGGGACATTCTTGATGGCGGTGTGAACTGCTCTAGAAGGATTGACCGGCACGGAAAGACCATCTCAGATCTCATACTATGCCAGCAAGTTCTATTGCCTCCATGGCTGGGTCGTTCAAATACTCTTATAGCATGACTTGCTCTACTGGGGTGAGTTTTGCagtaaaacttttttttttttcacacatGTATACCcaatttgcttttctttaaacaggcaTATAATATAcctctttttttgggtcaagagCATATATTGTACATAGtcaatcttttttcttttttctttttccaatttgtaTTCAGAGTTCAAtgtgaaataattttattctcaACAGTCCTTATGATGATTTGTAAGATATAGTTTGGTTCAGAACTTcagataaatgaaaataaagttaTGTTTGGCCAGTTTGATTTTGCtgaagaaacaagaaaatctAGCATCAACCCATAAACCATAATATTTATAGCACTCCAATCTGTATACTTTTCAATAGAaaggattttctttttctttttctttgagaaGTAAAAATAGCAAGGATTCCTGAAGAGGCAAGGGTTCACTGGCTCCAGATAAAATAACCTATTTGCTTGAACACTATCTATCTTTTGCCATTGCTAATCAGATGGTTGGCccttgcaaatttgcaatttcAACAGTTTGGAGTGATTCACACATCTCATTGGACAATTAAAAGCATACTATTTTTAACAAACATAACTACCAACAACCAAATAGCAAAATAGTTGGCTATCATTTTGTCAtctcaaatataaatttcttattttctcttgAAAAGGTCAGAGCACCAGCCTTGTTTTACTCCAATCCAGTCGGATAAATTCCACAATTAGGGGCATAAATTACTCCATTCACTTGTCTTCCATTTACTAGCATTTCAAAATCCATTATAATCTGATATAAATTAAGTTTTGTTTAGACAAATCAGAGACTTTGCTCAATCCCATTTGGATTTGTCTGAGGTGCCGGTAGCAAGCACGGTGCTTCTTCCCGTGATCAAGTTCTTTCTGATCCCTCAGGCACCTGAGTTGAAGACAAAGAAACCATTTTCAACAATATTTTGGGGGATTTTTTAAGATttctttgaagaaagaaaacaatggCATTTACAGGAACTCTGGATAAATGCAAGGCTTGTGATAAGACTGTTTATGTGGTTGATATGTTGTCCCTTGAAGGACTACCTTATCATAAATCCTGCTTCAAATGCAGCCACTGCAAAGGATTTCTCTCGGTAcatatatttctctctcatcacATTTTACCtgtgttttaattttgcaACACACGTatgtgtgtattttttttaaagttttgctTCGGCTTAGGCGTGAACGATTGTCAACCATTGATTGATTTGTAAAACTTACATCAACGGTTCACAATCATCCATACGTATTGAGTAGAAAAAATTTACAAGGCAGTTAATGGCACCGAGACATGGACATTTGCAAAGTTAATTTTTGATATTTATGACCAAGACTTGATTCATTTGAAAGATCATAAACCCTTGGTTGAATATCATCCAAATATGCAAATggttaagaaaaatatatttttgacaGATGAGCACCTATTCCTCCATGGATGGAGTCCTCTACTGCAAACCTCATTTTGAGCAGCTTTTCAAAGAATCTGGGAATTTCAGCAAGAATTTCCAACGTGAGACTTTTCCCTTACCTTTacttcttttagtttttttagcTAATATGCATCATTAACAGATAATCCTCTGTTTGCTAACATTAGTTGTTTTCTGATGAATTTTGTTGCAGCAAAGTCTGCTGAGAAGCAAAATGAACAACTGGTATGTATTTTCATTGTCACATGCATCTATATCCTATGCCAAGAAAAAAGCATATTGTCCATTGACCATGGTCACCAACCATTAGATTTTCAAATCCAATGGTTGGCATTCAAACTTAGTTTAAATCCAGACAAAGTATTTTGATTTCTAGGATGAATGTCAACCATTGGAATTTGaccaaacatatatatgtgtatatatattgatcTTAAAATTGCAGAGGTATTAATATGAACTGTGATACTTTCTACAGAATAGGGCCCCCAGCAAACTCTCCTCCATGTTCTCTGGAACCCTAGACAAGTGTGCAACTTGCTCAAAGACAGTCTATCCACTGGAGAAGGTAACCCAAAGGAAATTGTAGTTTCTTCTTCCACAAGCAAACACAAACTAGCTAGGTTTATAGATTGAgaaatttaattgtttttcattttctctgaTGCTCTAATTTAAACAGGTGACATTGGAGGGGGAAAGTTACCACAAGTCATGCTTCAGGTGTGCTCATGGGGGCTGCCCACTTACACATTCATCCTATGCTGCTCTTGATGGAGTTCTTTACTGCAAGCACCATTTTTCTCAGCTCTTCCTGGAGAAAGGAAATTACAGCCATGTCCTCCAGGCTGCTGCAAACAGGAAAAATGCACTAGCTACTGAGCCAGCTGCTGCAGAAGCCCCTCCTGAGCCACAACCAGAACCAACAACAGAAGCAGAATCTAAGGACCAGACCGACCAACCACCACCAGAGGAATCTTAAGATGCATTTTGCCACAAATTCCTTGCCTTTCAGAGCTACctgaactttttctttttctttctttcttttgggagCAAGCTATCCCATCTTGttcaaatatatgtataaCTTGTTCACAGATTACTTTGAGACTGTAAGCTGATTTTTGGTGGGTTGtgtttaaacaaaatcatcatgGATATTAGTTGTatc
Above is a window of Prunus persica cultivar Lovell chromosome G2, Prunus_persica_NCBIv2, whole genome shotgun sequence DNA encoding:
- the LOC18786106 gene encoding uncharacterized protein LOC18786106 gives rise to the protein MTMEIQEVDGIRNCVIKLRENSQKRRDKVYIGCGAGFGGDRPFAALKLLQRVKELNYIVLECLAERTLAERYQVMVSGGDGYDSRISDWMRLLLPLAVERGTCIITNMGAMDPHGAQEKVIEIASSLGLSVSVAVAHEISVANTGSGSSHEKSYIMEGGISTYLGAAPIVECLEKYQPNVIITSRVADAALFLAPMIYELGWNWDSLEQLAQGSLAGHLLECGCQLTGGYFMHPGDKSRNMSFSQLLDLSLPYAEISSDGKVFVAKAEGTGGVLNFSTCAEQLLYEVGDPGAYITPDVIIDIRDVSFYPISSCKVLCAGAKPSAVSVPDKLLRLVPKDYGWKGWGEISYGGYECVKRAKAAEFLVRSWMEEVIPGVSSHVVSYIIGLDSLKATSLSDNASSRMVSDIRLRMDGLFKLKEHAVHFVREFTALYTNGPAGGGGISTGHKKEIILEKYLVKREHVLWRTAVKHTTALTSNICLPHESGLSMTQANEVKSSTNSDSPFIGSAFSPAPSGHKIPLYDVAHVRAGDKGNDLNFSMIPHFPPDIVRLKSIITPQWVKKVVSALLNSSPFPDMDAINERDKWVNENVKVEIYEVKGIRSLNVVVRDILDGGVNCSRRIDRHGKTISDLILCQQVLLPPWLGRSNTLIA
- the LOC18787177 gene encoding LIM domain-containing protein PLIM2b, producing the protein MAFTGTLDKCKACDKTVYVVDMLSLEGLPYHKSCFKCSHCKGFLSMSTYSSMDGVLYCKPHFEQLFKESGNFSKNFQPKSAEKQNEQLNRAPSKLSSMFSGTLDKCATCSKTVYPLEKVTLEGESYHKSCFRCAHGGCPLTHSSYAALDGVLYCKHHFSQLFLEKGNYSHVLQAAANRKNALATEPAAAEAPPEPQPEPTTEAESKDQTDQPPPEES